Within Lolium rigidum isolate FL_2022 chromosome 5, APGP_CSIRO_Lrig_0.1, whole genome shotgun sequence, the genomic segment CACACCTCAGCTTCTTGATGGTAGTACAAATTACTGGAACATAATTATCTTTTGTCTTCTGATTGTTGCAATGACCACCTGTGGGCCAATAGGCAAGCAATATTCCAAGAAAACCAACATTTTTCAAGCAGAGAAAGCTTCATATGTTCCTGAGAAATCTAAGGTCCATAATACTCTCTTGTCATATGGGCTGCTGAGATCACCATGAGCCTGAACtctagcatgaaaaagatgattatgGCCTAACACAAAGAATTAAGAAACAGTGAAACTAAAATAGGAGCAATGAACTTGTACTAAGTAAAAAAAATGAATAAGAAGAGCACCTGGTGCAATCCACGGAACAGCTGAGATGGGTGATGCAATCCACGGAGCAGCAGATATTGGGAGCGGCCATGAAGAAAAACCGACCCAAGTACGGAAAAAGTAGGGGGCGGCGGGTGGCCAGGTCAATCGCTACCTTGGCGCCAAGCCATCCCAGCGCAGGACAAAGCAGATGAGGACGAAGTGGCTGACCGCGGCCATATTTGCGGATCAACTATAGTGGAAATATGGGAGAGTGAGCTGTGAACCTGCAAACAAAATCGCCCAAAAGAAAGGACATTAGAACAATATTTAGACAAAAGGAGAAGGAATGAACCCTGCTGCCAACATAAAATAGCAAAGGGGGAAAAACAATCTACCTCGGCGCCGGCCATCCCAGCGCAGGACAAATCAGATGAGGACGAAGTGGCTGACCGCGGCCATATTTGCGGATCAACTATAGTGGAAATATGGGAGAGTGAGCTATGAACCTGCAAACAAAATCGTCCAAAAGAAAGGACATGAGAACAATATTTAGACAAAAGGAGAAGGAATGAACCCTGCTGCCAACACAAAATAGCAAAGTGGAAAAACAAACCTAGAACTGAATTTGACTATCAGGCTCAACCACAGGCGGGCAGGAGATGAATTCCAATGAAAAGAACCCCATGTTAGACCACATCAGCACACATGTTGCCTGCATCTACGCCCTTGCTCTCGTCATCTCAGGGAGAAAATGTAAGAAAGGGGAGAAGAAGTGGACAGGAAAGGTAGTGACGAAGTCCGCCTAACCTGAAGAGGGCGGCATCATTGTTACACAGGTGGCACCTTCATAGCTTGAAGCAGAGGGCGCCACTGCTGGCTTCCAGGGCGCCCACATCCATGTGAGGAACTTCAGAGGCGATGGCCACAACATTGGAGGAGCACCTGGCTCAGGCTACAACCAACAATCATGGAGAAGGCCGGCTAGGGGCAGATGGCGGCAAGGGAGAGAGCCCAGATAGGATTCGAATTGAGTGGTGGCTTGGGggtaggaggaagaaggagacggAACGGGCTCTTATTTTGACATGGCCGTGCAGATGCCTCTCGATGAGAAAGGTCTAGATGGAAATAGAGAAAAGAAATATCTAGATCCTAATCAGTGGCTAATTAAGCGGTGGAAGGTTGACCAGAAGACCAGAAGCCTAACCGGTAGCCCACCTGCCCAAAATAAATTAGAGAAGAAGGAAGGCACCTGGAAAAAAGGAGATCCACCGGCACACAACCGGTAACTCCATACTTTAAggctcaaaagaaaaaggaagaaaataAGGCAGTGTGCGGACCAAACATAGCAATTTAAGGATCTACAGTTGTAAAAGGAGTACGTGGCACAGCTAAGCAAACGCAAATTCGTTCTGCTTTTATATAGGGTACAATTAGGCTGGAAACTGTACAATAGATAAAGCCAGGATCGGACCAAAAGGTACATGTGGAATTAAATTAAGTTGACCAAAACTGTATAATGGCTAAAGGCCTCTAACATCAACGAATCTGTGGCTTAAGACTTGACAGTGAACACTGAAATATTCATGGATTAGACTTCCAAAGAGATAAATGTGTTAATTATTTAAAATTGATGATAACGTGTATCATACAtacgaaatctttaataaaccaacCATACAAGCACATACATatacatgtaattttttttgtgAGCAATGTATATTATTTGTTGAAGCAAAACACTCAAACACACCCTGAAATAAACATCAAACCCCTTATACTTCTTTATTCTTCGCCATGACTCCATAATCACCGTCATCTTTCTCTTCTATGTTGAATTAGGCGTACTCGGAAGGGTTGGCGACAAGGTAGGCCTCAATCGCCTTTAAGATGCCAAGGTAACCCTCAACAATCACCGCTTGGTCCTCCGGTGCCAGCGCACCGTCGCCGTCGATCCTCTCGTACTCCACCCTGAACTTGGCCACACAGGCGTCGTCCCCAGCCACCTCGAACTTCACCTCATTCACCAGAAACTTGAGCTGGTTCCTCACCTTTCCGCTCTCGAGCACCTCAGTCCTTAGCACCCGCGCTGCATCGTCGCGCGCCACCACGCGGCCCTTTACGAAGCTACCGCCTGAGGCAGCGGCTGCCGCGGCGCTGAGCGTCGAGGTGGTGACGCTGCCGGGGCCACCATCGCCCTCCACATTCACGGCGACAAAGAAATCCGTGCAGGCCTTGAGCAAGGCCTCGCCGGAGCAGCTCACCTTCCACGTCCGTTCGGCTGACACCGCCAGGCCGCATTCGTTCGTGATCACACAATCAGCCACCATTTTGACAGTCCGTAAGTGTACACTGATGGACGCTGGCAAGTTCTTAGACTCGTGGTAGCTGAtgctcgtgtgtgtgtgtgtgtgattcAAGGAAGTGGCTGCGCTCATTTATTTATAGGTGCAAGAGAGTTCAGATCAAGCCTCATGTGACGCGCTCGTCAGGAGCTATCCGAGTCCTAGACTATTAAGTACTGTAAGCTGTTCAATCTTCTCCCATGTGTGCTGACTAGTGACTTTTTTTCTAGGGCGCCTAGATTCTAGATGGGTAGACGTGATAGCGACGGACGGAGATTTAGTGATGCTTACCTATGTGTTTTGCCATCCAATCAAAATCCAACAGATATGGTTTATCCAAATTTGAAACTCGAAATTAAACCTGTCTAGAAAAATTGTAAAATCTAGTAAATCATACCTGTTCCCGGAAAGTTTTATTTCCTTCAGATCACTCGGTTTATGTTTAAAGTCATTTAATCATAAACCACTTCTTTAAATGAAATAAAACTTTCTGAGAATGTACAATGAAACCTGTATGACTTATTGGACTTTTTTGCAGCTTTTCAGAACAGTTTGAATTTTGATTTCAAATTCTGGTCACGTTGTCCGTTATCTGAATATCAGCCCGAAGGTGACATAGATGTCTGACGGTGTAGATGTGAGCGGCGATAGGCACTTCTAGGGCCCTTGGCACTAGCGGTAGTGCGAGGCCGGCGGTCGCGACACCATCTCTAAAACAGAAGATGCTAATTCTGCCATCCTTTGTATATTTGGATTCTCTCTTTTGGTGGTGATCGTGTCGTGTGTGCGTGGTGGAATAGGGTTCGCTTGGTGGCATCAGTTGCAATATTTGTCTCGCGGTCTTCAGTTATGGTTTTGTCCTGAGTGGAGGGTGCCGACCTAGTCTTTAGCTTGTAAACCACTTGTATATATGGACCCAATGAAAtggaaatattttgtattttctcGAAAAAATTGTAAAATGTATAGTGTGATGTGTCGTAATACTGTTACGAGCTTGAAAGTCCGGGCAACGAGGTAAAGGTGGCAGGATTTGTCACATTTTTCGATAGAGGGAATTTATTAATATTGCATATGtcaattacatctagcctctgcaaTGATGCAATAAATTAATGGCAGCACCGATGGACACAgctaaaaagaagaaaaaagaagctaAAAATAGAAAAGTCCCTGCTTCGGTCTTTGCAGCAGCAcagacaccaccaagacaacacctgaaatccaGGTTCTTCGAAAGCGACGctttcaagaaggaaacagtgcacaagcgccacCGTCGCCGATCGAGGATTTTAGATTTTTACCCTAAAGATAGTCACCGCTCCTAAAATAATGCCTTTAACAAGTCCGTTGCTAGACAAAACAAATTAAGGCTAGACCTTTAATTTTCACATGAAAGGTAAAACTttaaacttcacatgtgttgtcgcccccacttgcataccgcTGCTACGAAAACTGAAACACCAAGCCAATCCTCACCGCAGCAAAGACTCAAACCACCAATACTAGTCCTCAATTATGGGCTTTCATAATATTCACCGCATCTAACTTCAACATGGACCAAAACATGTCCCTAAATGGCAACAAATAGCAGAGCTTCGCGCCACTCCCTCCATACCCCGGATGCCGCGCCAAGTCCAGCGCGTCCCATCTACTCCTCCACTCCGCGCGAAGAGGAGAACTAGGAGAACGCCATCCTCACTCACACCGTCTTAGCCGGCCAGGGGGCCATAACAACCAGCAGCGGTGGCCAGGAAGGGCCCCTAATCTGGTTTGTAGgtgaaagagccgatcgccccggaGTCGCACGCGTGTGCGACCCGGGGCTTCATTTCCTTTTTTTAATACAAAAACGGCATAATGGCTAAAGTCCTCTAATATCAATAAATTTGTGATTTAAGATTTAATAGCAAACACTGAAATAATCATGGATTAGACTTCCAAAGAGATAATTGTGTTAATTATTTCAAATCGATGATCATACATATGAAATCTTCAATAAACCAACCATGCAggcacatacatatatatatatatatatatatatatatatatatatatgtaatttATTTGCGAGCAATGTATATTATTTGTTGAAGCAAAATACTCAAACACACCCTGAAATAAACATCAAACCCCTTATACTTCTTTATTCTTCACCATGACTCCATAATCACCGCCATCTTTCTCTTCTGTGTTGAATTAGGCGTATTCGGAAGGGTTGGCGACAAGGTAGGCCTCAATCGCCTTTAAGATGCCGAGGTAACCCTCAACAATCACCGTTTGGTCCTCCGGTGCCATCGCACCGTCGCCGTCGATCCTCTCGTACTCCACCCTAAACTTGGCCACACAGGCGTCGTCCCCAGCCACCTCGAACTTCACCTCGTTCACCAGAAACTTGAGCTGGTTCCTCACCTTTCCGCCCTCCAGCACCTCAGTCCTTAGCACCCGCGCCGCGTC encodes:
- the LOC124651500 gene encoding major pollen allergen Aln g 1-like, whose protein sequence is MVADCVITNECGLAVSAERTWKVSCSGEALLKACTDFFVAVNVEGDGGPGSVTTSTLSAAAAAASGGSFVKGRVVARDDAARVLRTEVLESGKVRNQLKFLVNEVKFEVAGDDACVAKFRVEYERIDGDGALAPEDQAVIVEGYLGILKAIEAYLVANPSEYA
- the LOC124651600 gene encoding major pollen allergen Bet v 1-C-like — its product is MVADCVITNECALAVSAERMWKVSCSGETLLKACADFFVAVNVEGDGGPGSVIISTLSAAAAAASGGSFVRDHVVARDDAARVLRTEVLEGGKVRNQLKFLVNEVKFEVAGDDACVAKFRVEYERIDGDGAMAPEDQTVIVEGYLGILKAIEAYLVANPSEYA